In Bryobacteraceae bacterium, the following proteins share a genomic window:
- a CDS encoding lactate permease LctP family transporter, which yields MWQQNYTPLADSLALSALVAALPIFVLLYLIGIARKPAWIAGLSGLAAALVVALGVYGMPAGLAFSSVVYGAAFGLFPIGWIVYWAIVLYRITVETGNFEIIKDSIGGLTDDRRLQALLIAFALGAFIEGAAGFGTPVAVAAAMMSGLGFSPFYAAGICLIANTAPVAFGSIGIPVVTLAGITGLPMDQLSAWVGRICAPISLFIPAYLIMVMGGWSALSGVLPAAAICGVAFAGMQFYVSNYVGPQLTDILSALTAIVALIALLKIWKPAGTFVFEGATAVMEKPKSHGAGRTILAWSPYLFLVLFVLLWGNDSVKAILNQATVKFAWPGLHSLVQRMPPVVNQASPYAAEYTFNFFSASGTACLFASLAAMVVLRMSPGKYIGILIAAGKQLFLSMVTIAAVLGLAFLMNYCGATATLGLAFAATGAVFPFFSAMLGWLGVFLTGSDTSANALFGNLQVVTAQRLGLDPILMASANSSGGVMGKMISLQSLAVAAAATGMKPEDEAKLFRFTARHSILLASLLGLITFFYSSMR from the coding sequence ATGTGGCAGCAAAACTACACACCGCTCGCCGATAGCCTCGCTCTGTCGGCCCTGGTCGCGGCCCTTCCGATCTTCGTTCTCCTCTATCTGATCGGCATCGCCCGCAAGCCCGCCTGGATCGCCGGGCTCTCCGGACTGGCCGCGGCGCTCGTGGTCGCCCTGGGCGTCTACGGCATGCCAGCCGGGCTCGCATTCAGCTCCGTGGTCTACGGCGCTGCCTTCGGCCTGTTCCCTATCGGGTGGATCGTCTACTGGGCCATCGTCCTCTACCGGATCACCGTCGAAACCGGCAACTTCGAGATCATCAAGGACTCGATCGGCGGACTCACCGACGACCGCCGCCTTCAGGCCCTGCTCATCGCCTTTGCGTTGGGCGCGTTCATTGAGGGCGCGGCCGGATTCGGCACGCCGGTCGCCGTCGCCGCCGCGATGATGAGCGGACTCGGATTCTCCCCCTTCTACGCCGCCGGCATCTGCCTGATCGCCAACACGGCCCCGGTGGCGTTCGGCTCGATCGGAATCCCGGTGGTGACTCTGGCCGGCATCACGGGGCTCCCGATGGACCAGCTCAGCGCCTGGGTCGGCCGGATTTGCGCGCCGATCTCGCTTTTCATCCCGGCCTACCTGATCATGGTGATGGGCGGATGGAGCGCGCTCTCCGGAGTTCTGCCGGCCGCCGCCATCTGCGGCGTCGCCTTCGCCGGCATGCAGTTCTACGTTTCGAATTACGTCGGACCGCAGCTCACCGACATCCTCTCGGCGCTGACGGCGATCGTCGCGCTAATCGCGCTGTTGAAGATCTGGAAGCCGGCCGGGACGTTCGTGTTCGAAGGCGCCACGGCGGTGATGGAGAAGCCGAAGAGCCACGGCGCGGGCCGCACGATCCTCGCCTGGTCCCCGTATCTTTTCCTGGTTCTGTTCGTGCTGCTCTGGGGCAACGATTCGGTGAAGGCGATCCTCAATCAAGCCACGGTGAAGTTCGCATGGCCGGGGCTGCACAGTCTGGTGCAGCGCATGCCGCCGGTGGTGAATCAGGCTTCGCCCTACGCGGCCGAATACACGTTCAACTTCTTCTCCGCTTCCGGCACGGCCTGCCTGTTCGCCTCGCTCGCCGCGATGGTGGTGCTGCGGATGTCGCCCGGCAAATATATCGGGATCCTGATCGCCGCCGGCAAGCAGCTCTTTCTGAGCATGGTGACCATCGCCGCCGTGCTGGGCCTCGCCTTCCTGATGAACTACTGCGGCGCCACCGCGACGCTAGGGCTCGCCTTCGCGGCCACCGGCGCGGTGTTCCCCTTTTTCAGCGCGATGCTCGGATGGCTCGGCGTCTTCCTCACCGGATCGGACACGTCGGCCAACGCGCTGTTCGGCAATCTGCAGGTGGTGACGGCGCAGCGGCTGGGGCTCGATCCGATACTGATGGCTTCGGCCAACTCGAGTGGCGGCGTGATGGGCAAGATGATCAGCCTCCAGAGCCTCGCCGTGGCCGCGGCCGCGACGGGAATGAAGCCCGAGGACGAAGCGAAGCTGTTCCGCTTCACGGCGCGCCATAGCATCCTGCTCGCGTCTCTTCTCGGCCTCATCACCTTCTTCTACTCGTCAATGCGATGA
- a CDS encoding sugar phosphate isomerase/epimerase family protein has product MRHSEFDRRWFLQALSALPAAGTAALAAPEAGRKTPRLRTAICAYSFRDALQKKTLTYEDLIPMAVESGVDGLDLTVYWFPSTDAKFLLPLRRLAYVNGVELYSISVRTNMCQPTAELRQKEFGALKGWVDVASELGAGHIRVFGGTVPKGESDDSAASWVVEILNYAAEYAGSKGVILGLENHGGITAKASRIVDIVKRVNSPWVGVNLDTGNFDADAYRQIAQILPYAVNVQFKTEIRTEGGKREAADWDRLTKMLAEGGYRGYLALEYEGKDDALKAVPPMLTELNRLAHKYSV; this is encoded by the coding sequence ATGCGACACTCCGAGTTCGATCGCCGCTGGTTCCTGCAAGCGCTTAGCGCCCTCCCAGCCGCCGGCACGGCGGCCTTGGCAGCGCCCGAGGCGGGCAGGAAGACACCGCGGCTTCGGACGGCCATCTGCGCATATTCGTTCCGCGATGCGCTTCAGAAGAAGACCCTCACCTACGAAGATCTGATCCCGATGGCGGTGGAGAGCGGCGTCGACGGACTGGACCTCACCGTGTACTGGTTCCCGTCCACCGATGCGAAGTTTCTCCTCCCCTTGCGGCGGCTGGCGTACGTGAACGGAGTGGAGCTGTATTCGATCTCGGTCCGGACGAACATGTGCCAGCCGACCGCTGAGCTTCGCCAGAAGGAGTTCGGCGCGCTCAAGGGATGGGTGGACGTGGCGTCGGAGCTGGGCGCCGGCCATATTCGCGTGTTCGGCGGCACTGTGCCCAAGGGCGAATCGGACGACAGCGCGGCGTCGTGGGTGGTGGAGATCCTCAACTACGCGGCCGAGTATGCGGGCTCGAAGGGCGTGATTCTGGGACTGGAGAATCACGGCGGGATCACGGCGAAGGCGTCGCGCATCGTCGACATTGTGAAGCGCGTGAACTCGCCCTGGGTGGGCGTGAACCTCGACACCGGCAATTTCGACGCGGACGCCTATCGGCAGATCGCCCAGATTCTGCCGTACGCGGTGAACGTCCAGTTCAAAACCGAAATCCGCACCGAAGGCGGCAAGCGCGAAGCCGCCGACTGGGACCGTTTGACGAAGATGCTCGCCGAAGGCGGCTATCGCGGCTACCTGGCGCTCGAATACGAAGGCAAGGACGATGCCCTCAAGGCGGTTCCGCCGATGCTGACCGAATTGAATCGCTTGGCGCACAAGTATTCGGTCTAG
- a CDS encoding sodium:solute symporter family protein, translating to MKLHFVDYLILALYFGFVIGIGWWLKKRVHSSADFLTSSRSVPLWITSLAFLAANMGAQEMVGMCASGAKYGIMTAHFYWIGAVPAMIFVGVFMMPFYYGSRARSVPEYLKLRFDEKTRAFNAMTFAAMTVFSSGISMYALGLLFQLLLGWSFSSSILLSAVIVLVYTYLGGLTSAIYNEVLQYFLITLGFVPLAVLAVMRAGGWEGLASRVPAVMTHSWRYAGDASANPMGVEAFAMVAGLGFVLSFGYWCTDFLVVQRAMAARNMNDARLTPVLATFPKMLIPFYVIVPGIAALALQGMDLGYMLPKKGDGYDYDQTLTTLMTQFYPNGMLGVGLTALIASFMSGMAGNVTAFNTVWTYDIYQSYLKPGASDRHYLTVGRVTTVAGIALSVGAAYLARSFNNMMDFLQLVFGFVNAPLFGTFLLGMFWKRSTGHGAFAGLVSGTAGAALTHGLTVAEGKGGWIAALHTFPSAMAQNFWIAICAWSVCMVFTIAVSLATSPKPASELENLVYGEMRIPEEAGAPIYRRPGAMALVAGALCVVLNFWFW from the coding sequence GTGAAGCTGCATTTCGTCGATTACCTGATCCTTGCCCTCTATTTCGGCTTCGTCATCGGCATCGGATGGTGGCTGAAGAAGCGCGTGCATTCGAGCGCGGACTTCCTCACATCCAGCCGCTCCGTACCGCTCTGGATCACTTCGCTCGCGTTTCTGGCCGCGAACATGGGCGCGCAGGAGATGGTGGGAATGTGCGCTTCCGGGGCCAAGTACGGCATCATGACCGCGCATTTCTACTGGATCGGCGCGGTGCCGGCGATGATCTTCGTCGGCGTCTTCATGATGCCCTTCTACTACGGCTCGCGCGCCCGCAGCGTCCCGGAGTACCTCAAGCTCCGCTTCGACGAAAAGACGCGCGCATTCAACGCGATGACGTTCGCTGCGATGACCGTGTTCTCTTCCGGGATCTCCATGTACGCGTTGGGATTGCTCTTCCAGTTGCTGCTCGGATGGAGCTTTTCGTCGTCGATACTACTCTCGGCGGTGATCGTGCTCGTCTACACTTACCTCGGCGGATTGACGTCGGCCATCTACAACGAAGTGCTTCAGTACTTCCTGATCACGCTCGGGTTCGTCCCCCTCGCCGTGCTGGCGGTGATGCGGGCCGGCGGATGGGAAGGACTCGCATCCCGCGTGCCGGCTGTGATGACGCATTCGTGGCGCTACGCCGGAGACGCCTCGGCGAACCCCATGGGCGTGGAGGCGTTCGCGATGGTGGCCGGGCTCGGGTTCGTTCTCTCGTTCGGCTATTGGTGCACGGACTTCCTGGTCGTGCAGCGCGCGATGGCTGCCCGGAACATGAATGACGCGCGGCTGACCCCCGTGCTGGCCACGTTTCCGAAAATGCTCATCCCCTTCTACGTGATCGTGCCGGGGATTGCCGCCCTCGCGCTGCAAGGCATGGACCTCGGCTACATGCTGCCGAAGAAGGGCGACGGCTACGATTACGACCAGACGCTCACCACGCTGATGACCCAGTTCTACCCCAACGGCATGCTGGGCGTCGGGCTCACCGCCCTGATCGCCTCGTTCATGAGCGGCATGGCCGGCAACGTCACCGCGTTCAACACCGTCTGGACCTACGACATCTATCAGAGCTACCTGAAGCCGGGCGCCTCGGACCGTCATTACCTCACCGTCGGCCGCGTAACCACGGTGGCGGGCATCGCGCTTTCCGTGGGCGCCGCGTATCTGGCGCGGTCCTTCAACAACATGATGGACTTTCTCCAGTTGGTCTTCGGATTCGTGAATGCGCCGTTGTTCGGGACGTTCCTGCTCGGCATGTTCTGGAAGCGCTCGACGGGGCATGGTGCGTTCGCCGGCCTCGTCTCCGGCACGGCCGGCGCGGCGTTGACGCACGGCCTCACAGTCGCCGAGGGCAAAGGCGGCTGGATTGCCGCCCTTCACACCTTCCCATCGGCGATGGCTCAGAATTTCTGGATCGCGATCTGCGCGTGGTCCGTATGCATGGTATTCACGATTGCCGTGAGCCTGGCGACGAGCCCGAAGCCAGCCTCGGAACTGGAGAATCTGGTGTACGGAGAAATGCGGATTCCCGAAGAGGCGGGGGCGCCGATCTACCGGCGCCCCGGAGCGATGGCCCTGGTTGCCGGCGCCCTCTGCGTCGTACTGAATTTTTGGTTTTGGTAA
- the galK gene encoding galactokinase — protein sequence MTYRAPGRVNLIGEHTDYNLGFVLPVAIELACRVTARPDGERLHVRSRNVDDERVWAIQDVPALAPAGDWSDYVAGVAREIVRAGYPLEPVSLDIESDVPLGSGLSSSASLEVSVALALLGPREVDRMEVARICHRAENDFAGLPCGIMDHFTSLFGRSGHALLLDCRDLSWRAIPIPAGMTVLAVNTMVRHELGSTAYATRVAECRSACAAAGVASLRDLTPERLRAAGPGLLGEVPYRRARHVVHENQRVLDFVAAAERGDPARMRELMRESHESLRSDYEVSCDELDFLVDTACEIPGVVGARMTGGGFGGCTVNLVDPAVETEFRARIGEAYRNRFGLAPEIYACQPSCGAGKIGFE from the coding sequence GTGACGTATCGCGCCCCCGGGCGCGTGAATCTGATTGGCGAACACACAGACTATAACTTGGGCTTCGTCCTACCCGTGGCGATCGAACTCGCCTGCCGGGTCACGGCGCGGCCCGATGGCGAACGCCTCCACGTGCGGTCGCGCAACGTCGACGACGAACGAGTTTGGGCCATCCAAGACGTGCCCGCGCTTGCGCCGGCCGGCGACTGGTCCGACTACGTCGCAGGCGTAGCGCGGGAGATCGTGCGGGCCGGATATCCGCTCGAGCCCGTGAGCCTGGACATCGAAAGCGACGTGCCGCTCGGCTCCGGATTGAGTTCGTCGGCGTCGCTGGAGGTTTCGGTCGCGCTCGCGCTGCTCGGGCCGCGGGAGGTGGACCGGATGGAGGTAGCACGCATCTGCCATCGCGCGGAAAATGATTTCGCCGGTCTTCCTTGCGGAATCATGGATCATTTTACGTCGTTATTCGGCCGGTCCGGCCACGCCCTGCTGCTCGATTGCCGGGATCTCTCATGGCGAGCCATCCCCATCCCCGCCGGCATGACGGTGCTGGCGGTGAACACAATGGTTCGCCATGAACTCGGATCGACGGCCTATGCCACCCGCGTGGCGGAATGCCGGTCCGCCTGCGCGGCGGCTGGGGTGGCGAGCCTGCGCGACCTCACGCCGGAGCGCCTCCGGGCCGCCGGCCCCGGATTGCTCGGCGAAGTTCCCTACCGGCGAGCCCGGCACGTGGTTCACGAGAACCAGCGCGTGCTTGACTTCGTCGCCGCGGCCGAACGGGGCGATCCGGCGCGGATGCGGGAATTGATGCGCGAATCGCACGAAAGCCTTCGCTCAGACTATGAAGTGAGCTGCGATGAGCTCGATTTTCTGGTGGACACGGCCTGTGAGATTCCGGGAGTTGTCGGGGCGCGAATGACTGGCGGCGGGTTCGGCGGCTGCACAGTGAATCTGGTGGATCCGGCCGTAGAAACCGAGTTCAGGGCGAGAATCGGCGAAGCGTACCGGAACCGGTTCGGTCTGGCGCCGGAAATTTATGCATGCCAGCCGTCGTGCGGGGCGGGAAAAATCGGGTTCGAATAA
- a CDS encoding ABC transporter permease: MASIGSAVRFALRQFRRNPGLTLAAIGCLALGIGAATAIFSVVNAVVLRPLPYRDAGQLVRLYTEWPQWTGGGMWRFWTSPPEFAALRHDNQVFETLDAWQAGGVNLSSVGRDPVRVNVAQVSGTLMGALGVEPLRGRAIQPADDKEGAPLTVVLSYGLWQGAFGGDDGAVGREVVVNGGKATVVGVMPRGFEFPPGETEPAELWGPLQLTARDMERFGNHRLSLIGRMKPGRTLAQASADLDRLEHVYSEIQGRHRIDPKDHTLSAFPLLEETVGNVRPALMAMLGATMLVLLVACGNVANLLLARAQARQREVALRQSLGASGGALLAQFLAEGVLLAMGGAVVGLGLAYAMLRAVLAVGAESIPRASEVRLDAAVLGVALAAAVATGIVFALAPMVQSVRSRVFETLKSAGTRTTATREAHWLRSGLVVSEIALALTLLAGAGLLVDTFRKLTQTSPGVRPEGSMTMRVSLPQQNYPDEAAARRFWGRALERLRGTPDLSGVALISGLPPQRPINANDTYIEGLVPKPGGPIHNVDYWNAVSPGALEILGVPLVKGRYIEEHDGDGAPRVLVVNQTFEHTFYGDQSAIGKRVKPGGRPDDDSPWYTIVGVVADVKNQGLDRPAGTELFASWAQAPRQSGVVIAKPRSSDPWAAVAPVRERMRELDAALPLSQVRPLVDAIASARARPRFLAMLLALFAAVALGLAAAGIFSVMMYSVAQRTGEFGVRVALGADAWQVLGLVLRQGMGLVTAGVVVGAAAIWALLRAMRGTIAGLGEPGWGPMAVTLGILVSVTLVACWLPARRATKVDPVVALRAD; the protein is encoded by the coding sequence ATGGCGTCGATCGGCTCCGCAGTGCGATTCGCTCTCAGGCAATTCCGTAGAAATCCGGGACTTACGCTAGCCGCCATCGGGTGCTTGGCGCTCGGCATTGGGGCGGCGACGGCGATATTCAGCGTGGTGAATGCCGTAGTATTGCGTCCCCTGCCGTACCGCGACGCCGGGCAGTTGGTCCGGCTCTACACGGAATGGCCGCAATGGACCGGCGGCGGCATGTGGCGTTTCTGGACATCGCCGCCGGAATTCGCCGCGCTTCGCCACGACAATCAGGTCTTCGAAACGCTGGACGCGTGGCAGGCGGGCGGGGTGAACCTTTCGAGCGTGGGCCGTGATCCGGTGCGTGTGAACGTGGCGCAGGTGTCGGGCACACTGATGGGCGCCCTCGGCGTGGAGCCGCTACGGGGCCGCGCGATTCAGCCGGCCGATGACAAGGAGGGCGCGCCGCTCACCGTGGTACTTTCCTACGGGCTCTGGCAGGGCGCCTTCGGCGGCGACGATGGGGCAGTGGGGCGAGAGGTGGTGGTCAACGGCGGCAAGGCAACGGTGGTGGGCGTGATGCCGCGCGGGTTCGAGTTTCCGCCGGGCGAGACCGAGCCGGCCGAATTGTGGGGTCCGCTTCAGTTGACCGCGCGGGACATGGAACGGTTTGGGAATCACCGGCTGTCGCTGATCGGGCGGATGAAGCCGGGACGGACGCTCGCCCAGGCGTCGGCCGATCTGGACCGGCTGGAGCACGTTTATTCGGAGATTCAAGGCCGGCACCGCATCGACCCGAAGGATCACACGCTCTCGGCATTTCCATTGCTTGAGGAAACCGTGGGCAACGTGCGTCCGGCCTTGATGGCCATGCTGGGCGCGACCATGCTGGTGCTGCTGGTCGCGTGCGGCAACGTGGCGAATCTGCTGCTGGCACGAGCGCAGGCGCGGCAACGCGAGGTGGCGTTGCGGCAATCGCTCGGCGCGTCGGGCGGGGCTCTCCTCGCTCAGTTCCTCGCTGAAGGCGTCTTGCTGGCGATGGGCGGCGCCGTGGTCGGCCTCGGCTTGGCGTATGCGATGCTGCGGGCGGTGCTGGCGGTGGGCGCCGAGAGCATTCCGCGCGCGTCCGAAGTACGATTGGACGCGGCGGTGTTGGGTGTGGCGCTCGCGGCCGCGGTGGCAACGGGCATAGTCTTCGCTCTGGCGCCGATGGTGCAATCGGTGCGGTCGCGGGTGTTTGAGACGTTGAAATCGGCAGGCACGCGGACGACAGCGACCCGGGAGGCTCATTGGCTCCGCAGCGGCCTCGTCGTGAGCGAAATCGCGCTGGCGCTGACGCTGCTGGCCGGCGCCGGCCTGCTCGTCGACACATTCCGCAAGCTTACGCAAACGAGCCCGGGCGTTCGTCCCGAGGGGTCGATGACGATGCGGGTTTCGCTACCGCAGCAGAACTACCCGGACGAAGCGGCGGCTCGGCGGTTCTGGGGGCGGGCGTTGGAGCGGCTGCGGGGTACGCCGGATCTGTCCGGAGTCGCATTGATATCGGGACTCCCGCCACAGAGGCCGATCAACGCGAACGACACCTACATCGAAGGGCTGGTGCCGAAGCCGGGCGGACCGATTCACAATGTCGACTACTGGAACGCGGTGTCACCCGGCGCGCTCGAGATTCTCGGCGTGCCGTTGGTGAAGGGCCGCTACATCGAAGAGCACGACGGTGACGGCGCGCCGCGCGTGTTGGTAGTGAACCAGACATTCGAGCACACGTTCTACGGGGACCAGAGCGCGATCGGCAAGCGCGTGAAGCCAGGCGGGCGGCCGGATGACGATTCACCGTGGTACACGATCGTCGGCGTAGTAGCGGACGTGAAGAACCAGGGACTGGACCGGCCAGCGGGGACGGAACTGTTCGCGTCGTGGGCACAGGCGCCGCGGCAATCGGGGGTCGTGATCGCCAAGCCGCGCTCGTCGGATCCGTGGGCGGCGGTGGCCCCGGTGCGCGAAAGGATGCGGGAGCTAGATGCGGCGCTGCCGTTGTCGCAAGTGCGGCCGCTGGTCGATGCGATCGCGTCGGCGCGGGCGCGTCCGCGTTTCCTTGCCATGCTGTTGGCGCTATTCGCGGCGGTGGCGCTGGGCTTGGCTGCGGCGGGGATCTTCAGCGTGATGATGTACTCGGTGGCGCAGCGCACGGGCGAGTTCGGCGTGCGGGTAGCGCTGGGCGCGGATGCATGGCAGGTACTGGGGCTCGTCTTGCGGCAGGGCATGGGGCTGGTTACCGCCGGCGTGGTAGTGGGAGCCGCCGCGATCTGGGCGCTGCTGCGGGCGATGCGGGGTACGATCGCGGGGCTGGGGGAGCCGGGCTGGGGTCCGATGGCGGTTACTCTGGGGATTCTGGTGTCAGTAACTCTGGTAGCGTGCTGGCTGCCGGCGCGGCGCGCGACGAAGGTGGATCCGGTGGTGGCGCTGCGGGCGGACTGA
- a CDS encoding serine/threonine-protein kinase: MSPDPGQPDATWTAPAAPASTPAAAAAPLPPGAMIAQRYRIVSRLGRGGMGEVYRADDLLLGQPVALKFLPDEWAGDPQTVERFRNEVRTARLVSHPNVCRVHDLGEAGGHLFLTMEFVDGEDLASLLRRIGRLPEDKALDIARKLCAGLQSAHNKGVIHRDLKPANIMIDGRGEVAITDFGLAGIAGSIEDAGSGTPGYMAPEQRERREVTSRSDLYSLGLVLHEVFTGRRPDAVSSSSATTPMLDPIVAGVIRHCMAEDPAARPRSARAIALALPGGDPVAAAIAAGETPSPEAVAASGDRATMKPAHALALAVLALTGPVCAAWLAGRSGAAALTDPAELRVRARDLIRNLAGDASGEETSGVTERYSFNEYLGDEPARRWYFWLRTSPVPFGALRTKPTPSIDEDSPPPDRPGMTRVRLDFSGRLVSYDRVPDDAPPPAAAPDWNELLRLAGIDPAQATEIDAPGGRRAWTVSAGGIRYDVTARNANGRVESFAVKGPWDADPGLPSPWPWRIESVAAIAAFALAWRNYRLGRTDLRAAGVVFVLIFLGGAVRTFLTGASLLHWNSDFTPLDSIAPILIVAVLFGAAYLAVEPFVRRRLPAALATWTRLMHGHWRDATIARDVLMGMAVTSAVGALLFSLSPDSNGALRRVDLVANLPALAASLADVFSAALRRAVMVTFLYFLFRLVLRRDWATAIAFIVFFVAMLAGQSGTRAPQALAVFALIGAKQVFLLLRFGFLSLIAGEVVPIVTMFVFTLDTGSWLAGPSYLALAFVAAIVAVAFRNATAGRSFDWGEAG; the protein is encoded by the coding sequence GTGTCACCCGACCCCGGCCAGCCCGACGCCACATGGACAGCGCCGGCCGCGCCCGCCTCCACGCCTGCCGCGGCTGCCGCGCCGCTTCCTCCAGGGGCGATGATCGCCCAACGATACCGAATCGTGAGCCGGCTTGGTCGCGGCGGCATGGGCGAGGTCTACCGCGCCGACGATCTCCTCCTCGGCCAACCGGTGGCCCTCAAGTTCCTCCCCGATGAATGGGCCGGCGACCCGCAGACAGTCGAACGGTTCCGGAACGAAGTCCGCACGGCGAGGCTTGTTTCGCATCCCAATGTTTGCCGGGTCCACGATCTCGGTGAGGCAGGCGGCCATCTGTTCCTGACGATGGAGTTCGTCGATGGAGAGGACCTCGCCTCGCTCCTCCGCCGCATCGGCCGCCTCCCGGAGGACAAGGCGCTCGATATCGCGCGCAAGCTCTGCGCCGGACTCCAGTCCGCCCACAACAAAGGCGTAATCCATCGCGACCTCAAGCCCGCCAACATCATGATCGACGGCCGCGGCGAGGTGGCCATCACCGATTTTGGTCTCGCTGGAATCGCTGGCTCGATCGAAGATGCGGGCAGCGGCACGCCGGGCTATATGGCTCCGGAACAGCGCGAGCGCCGCGAGGTGACCAGTCGGAGCGATCTGTATTCACTCGGGCTTGTGCTCCACGAAGTCTTCACGGGTCGGCGTCCGGACGCGGTCTCATCCTCCAGCGCCACGACCCCGATGCTAGACCCTATCGTCGCCGGCGTCATCCGCCATTGCATGGCCGAAGACCCAGCCGCTCGTCCGCGCTCGGCCCGCGCCATCGCGCTAGCGCTACCGGGCGGCGATCCAGTGGCCGCCGCGATCGCCGCCGGGGAGACGCCGAGTCCGGAGGCCGTCGCCGCCTCCGGAGATCGCGCCACGATGAAGCCGGCCCACGCGCTTGCCCTCGCCGTCCTCGCGCTCACAGGTCCTGTCTGCGCGGCCTGGCTGGCCGGACGTTCCGGCGCGGCTGCCCTCACCGACCCCGCCGAACTCCGTGTACGAGCCCGTGATCTTATCCGCAACCTCGCGGGCGACGCCTCCGGCGAAGAAACCTCCGGCGTCACCGAGCGGTACTCGTTCAACGAGTATCTCGGGGACGAGCCGGCGCGACGCTGGTACTTCTGGCTGCGCACCAGCCCAGTGCCGTTCGGCGCGCTGCGCACGAAACCGACTCCATCGATCGACGAAGACTCGCCGCCGCCCGACCGCCCCGGCATGACCCGCGTCCGCCTCGACTTCTCGGGCCGGTTGGTTTCCTACGATCGCGTTCCCGACGATGCCCCGCCGCCCGCCGCCGCGCCCGACTGGAACGAACTCCTTCGCCTCGCCGGCATTGATCCCGCGCAGGCAACTGAGATCGATGCGCCCGGCGGCCGCCGCGCGTGGACGGTCAGCGCCGGCGGCATCCGCTATGACGTCACCGCGCGCAACGCGAACGGCCGCGTCGAGAGCTTCGCGGTGAAGGGCCCGTGGGACGCCGACCCTGGTCTGCCCTCGCCCTGGCCGTGGCGAATCGAATCGGTCGCCGCAATCGCCGCGTTCGCGCTCGCGTGGCGCAACTACCGGCTCGGCCGCACCGACCTCCGTGCAGCCGGAGTGGTCTTCGTCCTCATCTTCCTCGGCGGCGCAGTCAGGACATTCCTCACCGGCGCGAGCCTGCTCCACTGGAACTCCGATTTCACGCCCCTGGACTCCATCGCCCCGATACTGATCGTCGCGGTGCTGTTCGGCGCCGCCTACCTCGCGGTGGAGCCGTTTGTCCGGCGCCGCCTCCCCGCCGCACTCGCCACCTGGACCCGCCTCATGCACGGCCACTGGCGCGACGCCACAATCGCGCGCGATGTCCTTATGGGGATGGCCGTCACTAGCGCCGTCGGGGCGCTGCTGTTCTCGCTATCGCCGGACAGCAACGGCGCGCTACGCCGCGTCGACCTGGTGGCGAACCTGCCCGCGCTCGCCGCATCGCTAGCCGACGTGTTCTCCGCCGCTCTCCGCCGCGCCGTGATGGTGACCTTCCTGTACTTCCTCTTCCGCTTGGTGCTACGCAGGGACTGGGCGACCGCCATCGCCTTCATCGTCTTCTTCGTTGCGATGCTTGCCGGACAGTCTGGCACGCGCGCCCCGCAGGCGCTGGCTGTGTTCGCGCTGATCGGCGCCAAACAGGTGTTCCTGCTGTTGCGATTCGGGTTTCTCTCGCTGATTGCGGGCGAAGTGGTGCCCATCGTGACGATGTTCGTGTTTACGCTGGACACGGGGTCGTGGCTTGCCGGACCGTCGTACCTGGCGCTCGCGTTCGTGGCGGCGATCGTCGCGGTGGCGTTCCGGAATGCGACGGCGGGACGGTCGTTTGACTGGGGGGAGGCCGGGTGA